In Fusarium falciforme chromosome 13, complete sequence, the genomic stretch TTAGGTTATCCGTATGGTCTCCCCTAGCCTTATCCAAACCTGCTGCTAGGCATACGAATCGCTATATGAATGGCACTGGGCCCTTTGTGCTCAGTGTGGAAGAACTATGGCGGGTGAAATGAAGGATGCTAGAAATCGGTATCTTACCTTGTTAAGAACTGCCCCAAAGATGGTCAGCCACATAGAATTCAAGTGGCTAGATCAGTGTGAGGCCTGAGGCCTCAGCAGGGGTACACGCTCGCGTCCCGCACTAGGAACAGGAGAAACGTCTCAAAAGACTAGTTGTGCAACGGAGGGTGTGATCAGAAGAGATTTCATTGCGCTACTTTATTCTGTCTAAGGGAGCGACGAAGGTCGGCCTCTTATATCTATGTTCAGTCTTCCAATATCATAGGCAGCAGGCTGCTGCCTGATGCTAGTTGTGGTCGTTCACGATGATCGTGATTCTTGCCTTATTTCTATTCTCATACCAACAATCGgccacaacagcaaaacACACAGTTATTAATACATGTGTCACGAGCTCTGATATTCTTGGGTATCTCATTGGATGTGTATATGTTTTTGCCTGAGGAACGTAGAGACGAAGGTTCTTCCTTCCGCGTCCTCTCTTAGACCCCTAAATGATAAACACGCGGGTCACTCGAAAAATACACATACATATATACATACCCTCCCAAAGCTTTTCCCGTGGTGGAGAGGTGGCCTAAAGGTCCTGGGGGAATCTAGGAGTCTACTAAAGCCTGGAAATTCTATTGGCTACGGGCGAAATGATCTCCGTGGATGGCAATGTggacgaagaggatgaagtcTAGGTGCTTGATGGAGCGAACTGGTTCTATATCCTTCGTCGCCATGGGCAGTGCCATGAGGCCGTCCGTGAGCTCTTGGATCCACCCGAGGTATCATTAGGGCTTCGCCACTCGCTTGATGAGATAAATGCTCGGATTATAAGCGAAGACGCTAGTGTTCAAAGTGTCAGTATATGTTGAGCATTCCTGGTAGTATATAGCATATCCCTCTAACAAGAAAACCTCGTAATAAGTTTATCTACTGTAATGAAAGCCAGCATACGTGAGTGACTTTAACCCTGCTCGTATCCACTCGGTCGACATTTGCGGTGTTCTGAGTTGCCATATATTAGACTCAAACTATCATGAATTATTTTTGCATTGCATTTGCTCCTAGAGATCGTCGGGTTTTTAGTGATGGCTACGTTGAACGTGGGTAGCTAGGGTATAAGCGAAGTTGCCTTTATGCCCACGATCTCGCTGTCAATGCGGTGCCTCGATACTTAGGGGGTCTTACAGGTACTACGAAGGCCAGGGGATGGTCGATTCTGAGTCTCCCCAAGATCGATAGATGTAGCTCAGGTGGTCTCGTCGCATAAAACAAAAAGCTCCCGCCCCCACCCAAACCACCTTGCCATTCTCTTGCCTATGATCCGTAACAGAACTGGATCATCTTGTTAATAGGATGTGACTTGTGAAAGACGATCCCGCCTCCCTCCCCGAACAACTGCTTAAACGCCACTACCGAGCCGCTGTTTTTCCTCGCAGTAAATCCCGTATCAATCATGGCGTGAACAAATCGATCCCACAACACATCCTTGACAACGTCATCTTTGTCGGGGAACATGAGCTGAAAGACCCCCAACGATTGCCTCGTTACTTCAATGGCGGTACCTTTGGTCAACTCAGTGGGTTCTCCGTGAGCATTTGGAGCATTGTCTCGTAGCTCTACGGTATCACCGGCAGAGGCCCCTTGCCCTCCCCGTGTTTTAGCTTTTTCTCGGCGCGTAATAATCATTGACGACACGGGTCTGGGTTTAGCCTCATAGAAGAAACCGGCAACGGCCTGTGGCTCATCTACTCTACGGATAGCGGCGAGGACCTCAGCCTCCGCCCGTTGTTCCTGCTGCAGATACTCTGCACTTAGGTTCGCTGAAACGACTTCAAGATTGTCGCCCTCCGCTGGACTGAAAGCAGAACCGCCAAATTCCTCTCTGACGGTTCCTCTAATCGATTCCCAGAACTTCTCGAGGGCAGTGAGCACCCGAGACCGCGCAAGCCAATCAGCATTTTTCGGACCTGTTGGTGGCTTTGCAAGGTAGAAATCCCTAATAAGCGACGTCCCGATGTGttggagaaggccaaggtccTCTTTGTAACTTTCGGAACGTTGCGGCTTCCAAGACTCCCTGTCTTCTGTGGCTGACATCCTGCACTGTTCTCGCTGCATTCTGTGGCATATGGAAACGGACGGCCAGAAGCATTTCATGGCAGGTTGAGAGGTCCGAGAGTGTCTGGTAGATGACTTCGTCAAGCCTTTTCCTCTTAGACGGGTTGCTGAATAGATGATCCTGTAGTATTGCGAAGAGCATCGTATGATCAAAGGCCCTTAAAAGGCCTCTCGCTTTTCCTGGCTTCGCTTTTTCCACCGACTCAGCAAGACATCGCCAAAGACATCGATACGTTTTGTAAGTGAGGCTCGCCGACGATGGATATCCTCCACGGCCGAGAGCACACTGCGCTCCGCTTCTTTATCAGAAAGCCTGCGGCGGGAGGATAAGCCCGGGCTATATTGTTCCTTGACGGTGTAGAATCCGTTCTGGCAGTCGACGCACTCGCATGGCTGCCGACCAATGGACGCTTCGACGCTCTCGACGGTCGCTCTGTACTGGGGGTCGGATGATCCGTCATCCCGGTAGAGAGTGAAGGGGTTCATTGCTTTACGATCAGTTGCCTAAGTGGCGGTAGAAGTAAGAAGGAATTTTGGTTCGGTTTGTTTTTTCCAGCGAGGGAGAATTTGCGCGAGAATGACAGGCATCAAAGCGGGTACCAATGGGACCAGGAATCACTGGGGCATGAAACTGACACCCCTGCAATGCACTAAATTTAAACCTTTGTTTGAAAAGAGGTGTTCAGgataaaaaaagagggaaaaaaaagtgaGAAACGTTTTCAAGGGTTGCGGGGGATCTCCAGTTACGACGCTTGGGCCGCCGCTCCGCCatccgacgacgatgacgactccCAGGACAACAACTCCTCAAGTTCTGGGAACTTCAAAATCCCAGTACATTCAAGATGTCAAATGTAAAACATGGTATCCTTCAACTTCTCATGAATCCTCACATCTTCATTCCCAACTTGCAACCCCCCCGTCTGACTCCCAGCCAACGACGGCCCCGCGGATTGTGTCGGCGTGTCAAACACACCACTCAGATAGCACCTAGCCCTCTCACAGACAATATCAGCACAGTAAGCCGGCGTACACAGACTGACTGCCTTGGTCGAACGCCCATACACATAGCACAAGCTCTGCGTCAGGTCCTCAAGCACATCCGCCACGTTGTTGAACCCCGGCGCCAGCGTCTTGGCATAGCGAGCGCGGAAGATCTCATCGAGCACGACAACGTAGTGCCCTGGACGCGCGGTGCCCTGGATGGCCGCGTGCGCTTGGAGGAAGAAGTCCCAGTTACGCGCCTCCGTGACACCCCGGTCGACGATGGTGTCGGGCTTCGGGTTGCCGGACCGGTCGGCGTCGGTTTCCTTTGTCGGGTAAAATCGCGTATGGTGACCCTTACCGACAATGACGATGGTGAAATGTGGGAGGCCCCTTTTCTGGTCAGAGGCTGGATACACCTCCGTACATGCCTTGCGCAGCCGCGGAAGTTCTTCGTTGACGACTTTGTCATACTGACCCTCGGAGACGCCGTCACGGTATACCAAGATATTCTCAGGCAGGAACTGGTGGTATCCTTTGGTTTTCCACAGCTGGAGGCGTGATTTAAGCATGTCTGACAGGCCCGTGACCATTTCCTGGCGAGCGCCGGCCTGGGCCAGGAGAACTGCTGGCCACTGGCCTAGCCACCTATCGACGCTGGCAACCATCCCGGCGATGCTTGGCGCGCGAGAACTAGACCCAGGAGACGGGTGTGTGACGTCAATGCCCACAACCATGGTCTTGTCCTCGTTGATTATACCAAGGCATTGTTTATCGAGTAGTTGGTTGTTTCCGCCTAGTTTCAGGTTGAACTTCAGGGCGACATTGGCGAAGTACTGGTCCTGGCCCCTCTCCTTGGCGATTTGATGGCCAACGGCACAGATAGTTTGGATTCCGTACTTAACGTCACCGCAGTGTTTGATCCTGTTGTAGAGGGGGATGGTATTTGGTAGGATAATGAAAAGGAGGTCCAAGGACTTGGTAGCTAATATGAAGACGTTGTCGAGCTCTGGGTCATCCTGATCTCTGAGGACCAGTCGTCGTCCCGACCATACGACACATGATCCTTGTGGCAGAGATCCATTGCATTTATACTACAAGCATACATGATGGCAATCATAAGAGAAGAATGAAAGATCCGCTTTTTCCTGGAAGCGATGATTCAGTCGACATCCGAGACCTTCAAGCAAAATCCTCAGGTTCATCATGACTTTCTCTCCAATCATCCTCAAGATCCGCATCATCTTCATACGCGGACTCATCAGGTTCATCAGATTCATCAGAACCCTCTTTCTGATCATGTGGCGTGGGGGCCGAGTAGGGTGACGACGGCATTACGAACAATGAACCTTCAGGCTGAGGGCTGGCAGATTTACCCTGCAAATCAGCTGGGGAGAGTCGAGTTGGCCGGTCTCGACCACGCCGAAGACCAGAGCTGTTTTCACTTAACGTTGAGGCCGGCCGTTTCTTGCTGTTAGGCGCGATCCGTTCACGTTTTTGAGCATGGGTTTCTTCCGAGGGGCCACGTTCTATGACGTTTTCCTCGAGGCGAGGCCCGTGTTGTTCAAGGCCATCTCGAGTTTGCCACAAGTAACTCAAAGCCTTGTCAGCCGGCCATCGTTGTCTAGGTCGTTTGCGCAACATCCCAGTCAGCCATGCTTGGAACACGGACGGCGCATCAGCAACGCATGGAATAATCACATCGCGCATCCACTGCTCGTGCCCACGGCGATCAAAGATCCAGAAGCCCATGCTTCGTCTGATTGGGGATCCCACTTCGTCAGACACTGCAAAGCAACCAGGCCAAGAGAGAATAGATCGACTTTGTTGGTATACTGCAATGGCCGCTCGAAAAATTCAGGCGCCATATAGATTCGAGACCCGGTGAAGGTGTCCATGTATTCACGTATGATGTGTCTCGCGGTGCCAAAGTCAGCCAGCTTGGCAACTAACGGTTCAGAGTCCTGGAGTAGAATATTGTCTGGTTTAACATCACGATGTGTGATACGGTTGGCGTGCATATATGTCAATTCACTACTGACGTGGGTTAAGACGATAGGAATGGCCTTTTGGTCAAGATCTTTGGGTGATAAGCTCTGGGGAATGTATTCCATAATGAGCCATGGGGGATTCTTTTCACCTTCAGCCATCACCAGCTCAATAGCTTTGACAATGTGTGGCTGGGGATAATAGGATCAGACTCGAGTTACTCAACTTGGTCAGCTTACTCACATGGTCTAACTTGACAACGTTATCAAGCTCCCTCCTCAGGTCCTCCCAGCGGCTTCTCACTTTGCCGAAATCATCACTGGCCTTAAAGTACGGCTCTTTGGCGCCAAACATTGAACCCGATTGCCGTTCTCTAACACACATCACAGAAGCAGTCATACCTCTGGCTTCGATACCCCCCTCGTTCACATATATGGCATTGTTTTTCCCATAACGGATGTTGGAGGTGACGGTTTCAGGCTGGCTGTTTAGCGGAGGGAAGTACctcggtgccatcaatggTCCAtgtggagccaattgtctgacagAAAGCTTATCGATAAAATCTCCAATCTGCGGATGGTTCCGACCACCTGGGCTTCGTGGAAACCCCCTTCGACACCAGCATCAGTAATTGGCTTCTGCACCTACGCGTTGACCGTTCCAAGCCGCCGAGGATGCTTGCGCTACACGATCTTCCGTCCTCCTCAACAAAGCGCAGTAGCCTGCAGAAGCGTCAAAGATCAATCGAGCTCTTAGGCGAAGATACCCGACCGTTTCGAGGAAAAACGCAAGCTCGATCATCATTTAAGTCCTCCCCCACACTTTTGGAATAACCTCCCCCAACTCgcgttaataaaaaaaaacgcGACGCGAGAGCTCGACCGTCGAAACACCGTAGAACCCCattcttagctatatctcGAGGATCTATATCGCCGTCCCCGTACACGACGCATCGTTGCCGCACGACGAAAGGCCCGGCCTCCTTCAGTGCAAGGTTTCTCCCACCAGAGTTGTCCGGCTGACCGGGCGCGACTCAGACGTTTCGCCAGGCCCGGTGGACCAGACTTGAAAGACCTGAGAAGGGTATGGAAGCTTCCACCTCTCACCTCTCGGACGCTGACGCATCTCTACCACCCTTTTTCACACCCAGGCACATACACATCAAATAGGCTCGCAGGGAGGGCTCCCGCGGCCAGCCCACCACCAGGAATGTACACCTTCCCACCCACGCCGACACCTGGAGCGCTGTGCCTGGGAACCTTCGTCGGTTCCAGCTGAGTCCAGGTGTTGGACTCCGCATCGTACACTTCGGTCTCGTTAAACAACCCCCTCTCAGCATTCGGGTTACCCTCCCCAAAGGTATATATCTTCCTGCCCATAGCTGCAGCGGTCAACTCGCCCCTAGGAGTCGGCATCCTCGCCGTGCCAGTCTTCCAGCCAGCCTTGAGATTTTGGATGTTCAGGATGAAAACAGTGTCCCTGCGGTTGGACGCTCCGTGGTCGAATCCGCCGATGACGTACAGCTTGTCATCTATGACGGCGGCTCCAGCATGGTCGCGCGGCTGTGGGATAGCTTTCGCCTGCTGAGGAAGAAAATCCGGGAGCCATTTCAGAGTAGCCGTGTCAAAGACGGAAACGGGACCGACAGATTCGTGGGGGCCTCCTGGCGTCAAGCCCAAAGCCGAAAATCCGCCGGCGAGAAATATCTTGCCCTTGTACACACCCCAGCCGCCATCCCCCTCGCTTCATTACCCGGCAGGGGCGGAAGGGGAGACCAGGTGTCTGCGTAGGTATCGTACACCCACGTATCCGAGACCGCCTGCAGTGCCTTCTGCTCCTCACCACCGTCGTCCAGCCCCCTGAGCACGTAGATTTTGCCGTCTACAGCTGCGGCGTTGACGTGGTTGAGCCGCTTTGGGAGAGGGGCCACGGTGCGCCAGGTGTTGCGTTTGATAGAATAGATTTGGACCAGGGTTGTACTTGAAAAGGGAATGGGTGTGGCACTGTTGTTGGGAACGATGCCCCCTAGGATCGCGATGCTGTCGTGCGGGAGGTAGACGGTTGTGTGTTCCTGTCTTGGGGCGACAGGGAGGCTTGCCAGTGTCTGCCATTGGGATTTTGCAGGCATGAAAGCAAGAGAAGGGGAAATAAGGAGTAAGAGGAGGGTAGAAAAGAGGGTTTTGAGTGCCATATTCAAGTACTGTCGGCTTTGGATCTTTGAGGATGTTGGGCTCCGCAGCTGTTGGGGTTGCAGAATCGGCTCTATGAAGGTTCCACGCCATCTTTATATATTGATTTCCTTGCTTATTTTCTTTGGTCGACCTATTCAGATAGGGATCGGGATGCGTTCCCGCTGTGCGGATGGCTCGGAGGTGTCTGATCGTCCCGGACCCGCGCGGACACCTCGGACCCGTGTGGATACCTCGGAGGTACTGGTTATGACTACGAACAAAGTGGCTGCGGAGATGCTGCGGACATTCTGCGGAGAGGGCGGGCTGTCGTCCCAGAAATGCACCAGCATGACTTGATCGGTCGGCACATGAGCCCTCCCCTAGGGAATGGCATCGGGGCTGTGCAAAGGGTCGTATTATATGGCAAGAAGATGGCACCAACTTGGCTGGTTTGGCGAGCAGAAGAGTAAAGGGAAAGACGAACGCGTGTTAAGATGAACTGAATCATATGCTCGACCTTCGATAGACTGGCAATGCGACAGAGGTGCTGGGGCGTCATCTCGACGACTCGGCCACCCTTTTGGCGTCCCAGCCGTATAATGACGATGCTCGGACCAAGGCGATTCTCCTCGGAGAACAGCCACGCAATCCATGGCTATCTAGACCAGGAACGGCAGATGCGACAAGGGGGTGATAAAACAGTGGGCCAAATTCCCCGGAATCAGGAACAAAAAACGGCAGATGGTCTCGCGCGAATAAGCGGCTCTACCGGTAGTTAATCTCAGTCCAATTCCCTTGGACCCTGCATCTCCGTCATTTAAATCGTGGCAAACTCTCTTCCTCCGCTTCAACCCCGCCAAGTTTCCGAGGATACGAGTGCCGATACGAGTGCCGACACGAGGGCGTATCCGAGCACTACCGTGAGCATCAAACTCTAGTGGGGTTGTCTTGTCTCCCAAGATAGACTCCTGTTCTGGTCCCTCCTCGAGTCTAGTTTCGCACACCATTGCATGCTATCTACCGCCTTTGAAGCCCTTTGGAGGATGCTTAGCTCGATTCACCAACCGATACATCAAACCTCACACCCGGATCCGTAAATGGGTTTCCTTCCTTGCTTCAGTTGAACTTACCCGGGTCGACTCCCTTGCTGTCGTCGGCATCCCTTCTTCGGAGAACAATGCCAACATGACGCTCCCCTCGCTTCGCTGACGCCGCACGGCCAGACTCGGACGACGGTTTCGGGAAAAGGAAATTGGGATCGACTGCAAGACGATGACTCGAGCGGGAAACCCAGGCTTTCCCACACTTACAGATCACTCCTTGGCTTTTAATCATTAGCAACGCAATGGCCAAGTCCGTTCTTAATTACAGGCTGCAGTGCCGGGGGAATAGGAAACACTTTTACTCGTGCCTTCGCGTCCCGCGGCATAAATGTCTTTGCCACTGCTCGTGACGCTTCCCGTATGGAAGATCTCGCCGACCTGcctaatataactcttatttccCTCGGCGTGACCTCCTCTGATTAGACAGCCGCGGCCGTCTGAAAGGTTGCCGAGATAATGGGCAGCATGCTTgacctaattaataactcCGGAGAGTATTACGCTATGCTTATactggacttggacttggatgTCGCTAAGGGGCTTGTGATGTGAACTTCTAGGCTATGCTTTATATAACGTGGTCGTTTATTCCTCTCGTCGCAGCTAGaggagctattattaatatagggtCTATCATAGGTGCTACTCCTTTCCCCCTAATAAGTATCTATAGTGCCACTTGAGGCTCTATAATTCCTAACAGATTAACAGGTATTTTAATGAAAGTCCACAACCAAGACCAGCGTAAGCAACCGCAACTTGACCAGCCACTATTCcaacctcttttttcttgATGACGTCGCCATAGTACACAGAGGGCGAAAAAAGGTCACGGTCATGCACGCACCGCTCTGTAGGGCACCAGCACACAGAGAGAGTTATTAGTATGAAATATCATGCCATAGAGATACATTCTTTGGACTGTATTACACCCTCCCTACCTTCGGTGAGGGTGTCAgcatattttaaaatacaaATCTTACTAAGAAATTAGGATACCCTAGTACCTAACCAGTCCTACTCAGACTTCCAATTAAAGTATACATAGCCCTAAAAAAACTACTCACGCATGaccctcgagctccttctcgGTCCAGTCCCAGAGCGCCTCCTCAAGAGCCTTATCGCCCGACTGCTTAGTCCCCTTGCCTGTGACACCGACGGGATAGTAGAACTCGCCCGACTTAGCATCGGGACTGACAGCAGCCCACAACTGATTCTTAGTGCCGTTCCACACGTTGGTAGAAAAAAAACCAGCCAGGGGTAGGATGAGCCTCATAATAGGCCAACTAGCAGCCGGGCCGTTCGTGAGATTGGTGTTGACGACGCCTGGGTGCACGGCAATTGAGCGGATCTCGGGGTGGCGGCGGGAGAGGGCGCGGGCGTGGTGAATGTTGGCGATCTTTGAGATGCCATAGCGGACGAATGTCGGGGTGGATGCCATGTCTGTCATGAGCTTGTCGAACTCGTAGATGTTGGTGGCGGGCGCTTTATTCtcaaaggaggaggagagattgACGATGCGGACGTCCTGGGGCGGGGTGGTAGCCGCGGCCGTCTTCTTGAGGgtggggaggaggagcttcgtGAGGAGAGCATGGCCGACGTGGTTGGTGCCGAACTGGATCTCATAGCCCTCTTTGGTGGTACCAGCCGGTGTGGCCATGATGCCaccgttgttgatgaggatgtgGAGCTGCTGCGACTGGGCGTGGAAATCCATGGCAGCCTTTTTGATGCTATCAAAGGACGtgaggtcgaggttgaggtaCGTGATGGGCGCCGCGTCCGGTACGGCCTTGCGTATGTCCTCAGTTGCGGCCAGGGCCTTGGACTCTGTACGCgcggcgaggaagatgtgTGCTGGGTTATGCTTGCTGAGCTGCAGGATGGTCTGCTTGCCCAGGCCAACATTCCCCCCGGTCACGAGGATGACCTTGCCTGAGAGGTCCGGAATGTCTTTGTCTGGATTGAACGGTACCATGTTTGAATTTGTGGTATTGATGGATGACCTGCAATGGAGAGCATGCGTATCACGTCCTCACTATGACACGGACCTAACATCTCTAACTCCGGGCCAGTACTCGTGCAGGCTAAGCTTTAACCTCGCAGGGCTGGTGCCATTCTGATATTCGGTGCTAGTGCCCTTTAGGCTTAACCCTCAGCCCCAGTCGTAATAAACTCCGTCTCTTAATTAAGTCAACCACCCTAGTAACCGGCCACCCCCCCAAACCGGCCCCCCTCAACACACACAATGGGGCCTTGAGGAGCTGCCGTGACAATTAAATCTCGTGGCCATAGTGAAGGCTTCGAAAGTAAGGCCACGCAGCAGTACCTACAGAGCTGTAAGATAGCAGTACGACGGTCGCCTGTGAACGCTCATCAGGGGTAggagatggcgaggaaggGAGGCTTTCATCTCTCTCCGTATCGTTGTAGGAGTGGTGGCTCGACCCGATTGAGATGGAGTAGCCGTCCAGGCTCCAGCTAATCGTGCTCCATGGGCTTGCTGGAGAATCGCACGAGCCATACGTGCGACACTGTGTTCAATCCCTGAGATCTGCGTTACCACCGCAAGAGGGTGTGGTGGGAGTCCCATCACCGGCGTGCGAGTGACAGGAGGGCTCGGGCGACGTGGATCTTCAGGTGGGCAAGTGCGATAGAAAGCTCCGCGATCGCATTCTAACTCGGCTGACTGCTCAAGGTGCCTCAACACTCTTGAGATCATGCATACTTATGACCACATCGTTCCCTCGCTGGTGTCGGAAATTGACAAGGAGTTAGACTATTCCTTTTTCGATCGCGTCGCTAGGTGCCTAGACTGAGGCACCACTTATCAAGCATATTCTCCAGGTAGCCATTAGTCACCATACTGAACAGCCATCCGTCCCGTTAGTTTATTCGTTATCCCTCCCGTCTATAACCAGAGAACCGGCAAGCACCCAgcatatttataatatctcgaCATCTTTCTCTACCACCTCGAtttctccatcatccattAACCATTTAGTTCCCTCAGGCGGAGGCAGCTTTCTCGGCCAGCTGCAGGCCTTCGAGGGTACCCCGGATCGACTCCTCCAAAGTCGTCCAGCCGGGACGGCCAAGCTCACGGAGGAGCTGCTCCGCCTTATCGCGGGGCTCGATTTCGTTCGGATCTTCTCCACCCGAGAAATTCTCGGGAAATGTCTTCTCCGGCTCAATCTTTCGTAGGATTTCGAGGATCGAGTCCCAGCTGAAAGGATAAGCCATGCCAAAAATGCGTTGGCCTTGTACGTGGTCAAAAATACCAGCGGCAACATGCAGTCTGCCAGTATCTTGCGTGTCGATGAAGTATTCTACAAATAGACATCAGTTTGGGCTCGGTCCAGCAGAAATAATGGAACATACGTCGAGGAACCATGTGGTGGAAGTCAACAACCTGTCCATTGTACAACAAGGCGGGCATTCTAGCGCTGCTGGCGAAGCCTTGGTGGACGGGATCAACGGACTTTCCGAAGTTCACGTTAGGTAACACTTAGAGAGTGTTAGCTAGTGAGAAGAAGTAAGTCTTATCGACATGACGTACCAGTATTAACCACAAGGTCAGGACGCTCGTTCTGATGCTCCGTGTGATACTTCCAAACTTCCTGCTCAGCCTGGGTCTTGCTGGCAGAATAGACAGGAGCGGCTCGCTCAGGAGTATATGGCGGTTCTGCCCATGCTTCCTTGACAGCATCTTCGTTCCAGGTCTCCTCTGTTACCTTAATGCCAGGCGCGCCGATAGTAGAGCTAACAGCAGCGGCTGATGACGAAGTGAATACGAAACGCTTCACACTGGACTCAGCGTGAGCTGCTTTCAGGGCGTTGATAGCCCCGGCGATGACGTCAGGAATAACATTGTGGGGGTTGAAGTCGAAGGACAGGATAGACGCTGAGTGAGCGACGATAGAGACGCCTAGATTGTCATATTAGCAAAGAGATCAAGTCATACCACAGATAAGGTCGCCTACCTTTCACAGCCTCGTCGAAAGCGGATTTAGCAGCCATGTCTGGAACCTTGAACAATTCAAAGCTTCCCTTTCCATAGTTCTTCTCAAAGACATCGGCGAGCCATGAACTCTTCTCTGGATCTCGAACAGTTCCACGGACCTTGTATCCGTAAGTGAGGAACTGATCAGCAATGTGGGAGCCCAGGAGACCGTTTGCTCCAGTCACAAGGACAGTGGAGCCCTTAGGCACAGCAAGCTGAGGGAGGGATCGCATTGTTCAGTAGAGTAGAGAGTGGTCAGTCGAGTAGGAGCGATATAAGGTAATAGCTTGACGAAACGAACAGTGATAATTAGCTGGCGGACGGcgacttattttatacttctAGAACTCTctaggttttatattaaacGCTGACAAATTATTTGTCTGGAAGTCCGCAAAACTACGTAGTAA encodes the following:
- a CDS encoding Epimerase domain-containing protein, giving the protein MRSLPQLAVPKGSTVLVTGANGLLGSHIADQFLTYGYKVRGTVRDPEKSSWLADVFEKNYGKGSFELFKVPDMAAKSAFDEAVKGVSIVAHSASILSFDFNPHNVIPDVIAGAINALKAAHAESSVKRFVFTSSSAAAVSSTIGAPGIKVTEETWNEDAVKEAWAEPPYTPERAAPVYSASKTQAEQEVWKYHTEHQNERPDLVVNTVLPNVNFGKSVDPVHQGFASSARMPALLYNGQVVDFHHMVPRQYFIDTQDTGRLHVAAGIFDHVQGQRIFGMAYPFSWDSILEILRKIEPEKTFPENFSGGEDPNEIEPRDKAEQLLRELGRPGWTTLEESIRGTLEGLQLAEKAASA
- a CDS encoding Kelch repeat-containing protein; this encodes MPAKSQWQTLASLPVAPRQEHTTVYLPHDSIAILGGIVPNNSATPIPFSSTTLVQIYSIKRNTWRTVAPLPKRLNHVNAAAVDGKIYVLRGLDDGGEEQKALQAVSDTEGDGGWGVYKGKIFLAGGFSALGLTPGGPHESVGPVSVFDTATLKWLPDFLPQQAKAIPQPRDHAGAAVIDDKLYVIGGFDHGASNRRDTVFILNIQNLKAGWKTGTARMPTPRGELTAAAMGRKIYTFGEGNPNAERGLFNETEVYDAESNTWTQLEPTKVPRHSAPGVGVGGKVYIPGGGLAAGALPASLFDVYVPGCEKGW
- a CDS encoding Retinol dehydrogenase gives rise to the protein MVPFNPDKDIPDLSGKVILVTGGNVGLGKQTILQLSKHNPAHIFLAARTESKALAATEDIRKAVPDAAPITYLNLDLTSFDSIKKAAMDFHAQSQQLHILINNGGIMATPAGTTKEGYEIQFGTNHVGHALLTKLLLPTLKKTAAATTPPQDVRIVNLSSSFENKAPATNIYEFDKLMTDMASTPTFVRYGISKIANIHHARALSRRHPEIRSIAVHPGVVNTNLTNGPAASWPIMRLILPLAGFFSTNVWNGTKNQLWAAVSPDAKSGEFYYPVGVTGKGTKQSGDKALEEALWDWTEKELEGHA